A DNA window from Flammeovirga agarivorans contains the following coding sequences:
- a CDS encoding ABC transporter ATP-binding protein: MNIVEVQDLTTGYSSKNGDKVIGQYPSLQLEKGDFVALIGKNGVGKSTLLKTLSGDISPLKGEVKILNKKVDELSSLDKSKQISFVLSQVHFTGKLSVKDVVTLGRYPYVNWWGKLSKSDNDIVLQALEDVGAIDFIDRDVNTLSDGERQKVMIARAIAQDTSLILLDESTAHLDLINRIEIFQLLKKIARTRNKAILLSTHEVEMSLQVADKLWILSENKCIVGTPDMIISKNDIGNVFNTETVGFDTQNGVFNFCATHKSFSFGIELEPSINDYNGDLNIENRVLWLKRKFQSEGCFLTNETPEIKISLSYKNDILEWEIEGFGKVIKIHDHNKTDLYKEVVSNFII; this comes from the coding sequence ATGAATATCGTAGAGGTTCAAGATTTAACTACTGGTTATTCTTCTAAAAATGGAGATAAAGTTATTGGACAATATCCTTCATTACAGTTAGAGAAAGGAGATTTTGTAGCGTTAATTGGAAAGAACGGGGTAGGTAAATCAACATTACTAAAAACACTATCAGGTGATATATCACCATTAAAAGGTGAAGTAAAGATTTTGAATAAAAAGGTAGATGAATTATCCTCTTTAGATAAGTCCAAGCAAATTAGTTTTGTTTTATCTCAGGTACATTTTACTGGAAAGTTGTCCGTTAAAGATGTGGTGACTCTAGGAAGATACCCTTATGTGAATTGGTGGGGGAAGCTCTCTAAATCTGATAATGATATTGTTTTACAAGCGTTAGAAGATGTAGGAGCGATAGATTTTATTGATAGAGATGTAAATACATTATCAGATGGCGAACGACAAAAAGTGATGATTGCTAGAGCAATAGCTCAAGATACATCATTAATACTTTTAGATGAATCAACGGCACATCTTGACTTAATCAATAGAATTGAAATATTCCAATTATTGAAAAAGATTGCTAGAACACGAAATAAAGCAATATTACTATCTACGCATGAAGTTGAAATGTCTCTTCAAGTCGCTGATAAATTATGGATTTTGTCAGAAAATAAATGCATAGTGGGGACGCCAGATATGATCATTTCCAAAAATGATATTGGGAATGTTTTCAATACTGAGACCGTTGGTTTTGATACTCAAAATGGAGTTTTTAATTTTTGTGCTACTCACAAAAGTTTCTCTTTTGGCATAGAATTAGAGCCTAGTATTAATGATTACAACGGTGATCTTAATATAGAAAATAGAGTTTTATGGTTGAAAAGAAAGTTCCAATCAGAAGGTTGTTTTCTAACCAATGAAACTCCAGAAATAAAGATATCACTCAGTTATAAAAACGACATATTAGAGTGGGAAATTGAAGGGTTTGGTAAAGTAATAAAGATTCACGACCATAACAAAACAGACCTTTATAAAGAAGTAGTTTCCAATTTTATAATTTAA
- the dnaN gene encoding DNA polymerase III subunit beta codes for MKFTASTSTILKQIQMLNGVIPNNPTMPILENFLFEIQGGLLRITASDMHTTIISEVNVEADSDGNVAIPAKMLTDTLKNLPEQPVTFSIDFDTYTIEIASDNGRYKLAGENAEDYPANPNLNMSNALTMSSDALVDAIGYTLFATSNDDMKPNMNGVFFNLTEDHSDFVATDSHRLVRYRRNDIQVEGMMEPIIMGKKALTQLKNILPSDEKTVSLEFNDQYAVFTFESMRLISRLIDERFPDYENVIPLNNSNLVTLDRQALLGCLKRIVIYANKTTNQVRFKIQDNELFVSAEDLDFSNEAKERLFCEHDGEDLEIGFNAKFLIEILNNISSDRITLRLSEPGMAGLIVPEDQPENEDVLMLVMPIMLHNFSY; via the coding sequence ATGAAATTCACTGCATCAACGTCAACTATTCTGAAACAGATTCAGATGTTAAATGGCGTAATTCCAAATAATCCAACAATGCCAATCTTGGAGAATTTCTTATTTGAAATCCAAGGTGGCCTTTTAAGAATCACAGCTTCAGATATGCATACAACCATTATATCTGAAGTAAATGTTGAAGCTGATTCCGATGGAAACGTAGCAATCCCAGCAAAAATGCTAACGGATACGCTTAAAAATTTACCAGAACAACCTGTTACTTTTTCAATTGATTTTGATACATATACAATTGAAATTGCATCAGATAATGGTAGATATAAATTAGCGGGTGAAAATGCAGAAGACTACCCTGCAAACCCTAACTTAAATATGTCAAATGCCTTAACAATGAGTAGTGATGCTCTTGTTGATGCAATCGGATATACTCTATTCGCTACTAGTAATGATGACATGAAGCCAAACATGAATGGTGTTTTCTTCAACCTTACTGAAGACCATTCTGACTTTGTCGCTACAGACTCACACAGACTTGTACGTTATAGAAGAAACGATATTCAAGTTGAGGGTATGATGGAACCAATCATCATGGGTAAGAAAGCACTTACTCAGTTGAAGAACATCCTTCCTTCTGACGAAAAAACGGTATCATTAGAGTTTAACGACCAATATGCTGTATTCACATTTGAATCTATGCGTTTGATCTCTCGTTTAATTGATGAACGTTTCCCAGATTATGAGAACGTAATTCCATTAAACAACTCTAACCTTGTTACTCTTGACAGACAAGCTTTATTAGGTTGCTTGAAGCGTATCGTTATCTATGCTAACAAAACAACTAACCAAGTTCGTTTCAAGATTCAAGACAATGAATTGTTTGTTTCTGCTGAGGATTTAGACTTCTCAAACGAAGCAAAAGAACGTTTATTCTGTGAGCATGATGGTGAAGATTTAGAGATTGGATTCAATGCTAAGTTTCTAATCGAGATCTTAAATAACATCTCATCAGACAGAATCACTTTACGTCTTTCTGAGCCAGGTATGGCAGGTCTGATCGTTCCAGAAGATCAACCAGAAAACGAGGATGTTTTGATGCTAGTAATGCCAATTATGTTGCATAACTTCTCTTACTAA
- a CDS encoding 4Fe-4S dicluster domain-containing protein, whose translation MAIIITDECINCGACEPECPNTAIYEGGVEWTWGGGTELQSVELEDGSSIPGDEEQEPVSDEFYYIVPDKCTECIGFHEEPQCAAVCPVDCCVDDPDYRETEEELTAKKEWLHDE comes from the coding sequence ATGGCGATTATTATCACCGACGAATGTATCAACTGTGGGGCATGTGAACCAGAATGCCCAAACACTGCAATCTATGAAGGCGGTGTTGAATGGACTTGGGGTGGAGGAACTGAATTACAATCAGTTGAATTAGAGGATGGATCTTCTATTCCAGGCGATGAAGAGCAAGAACCTGTTTCTGATGAGTTCTACTATATCGTCCCTGATAAATGTACTGAATGTATTGGTTTCCATGAAGAGCCACAATGTGCTGCTGTATGTCCAGTTGATTGTTGTGTAGACGATCCGGATTACAGAGAAACTGAAGAAGAACTTACTGCCAAGAAAGAATGGCTACATGACGAATAA
- a CDS encoding GAF domain-containing SpoIIE family protein phosphatase yields MGILKRLQQISLICVLLLLIVQPLIFAQNVEIQGVVLNEEHTFVSAAVVYVDGEKVATTNAKGQFSFAIDKNKKINTLNVIKRGYKMQTWATNGPGKIQVLLSNAPVFINGTVKQGGIPIGEKLIKIGGQPFPAVKTNKSGKFQLRVNKDFKVKTSTVFLVDGDPVKSNQYHYSKQLNIVTINLPGKIKEKPALAKNEKTNVQKDEPTPDPNSTVVVEDIEISPILVVVVYDEDISPADSLLVNINEQEFLTDQNGEFEVYADSLNENSLLINDYDIVKTKYDYEDNYMFVYISSDEGLESQGETNIEYSENFQTVFNTLEAEKQILQETGVSLRKEIQKIAAKLEKDHDVKSQKALESYLMRLQNSLIENELAYEDAQYKTNQMMERMRSQISQQTSTIEQIEGEKEEVETERMLYFIIAAISLILIFIFYKNLQKMKEQRDDLKEISERLAKANDEVVKSHEEMLSVKDIGQKFTSTLDFENHMIELQESVNELVPAPTFGIGVFNKLQRRLEFRNQISDNGTDPYYTESIDNAYSLAAWCFNNEIELIINDYDKENTLYIPQKKTNVVSPNKSLIYMPLMIDMSVVGVITIQAPEVNQYQELNISILKSLASYASIAVSNYTAYKELKEKNKSITDSMRYAKTIQSAILPSRKLLSESFKDYFLLYRSKEIVSGDFYWYKEKMIDGKLRKYIAVVDCTGHGVPGAFMSMIGSALLNDIVSTKTVTQTDEILNMLNEGVKESLRQEESLNDDGMDIALICIESETEDKVNIQFTGAKRPIMIFDHLEKKLNVVNGDSKSIGYSTRKEKNFSNHQISLNKNDIIYLTSDGYVDQNNLSRRKIGSIKLKEILEQNATMAMTEQKEYLLNFLKDHRKGGIEQRDDITIMGIKV; encoded by the coding sequence ATGGGGATTCTAAAAAGACTTCAACAGATTTCATTGATTTGTGTACTACTACTTTTAATAGTACAACCTTTAATATTTGCACAGAATGTAGAAATTCAAGGGGTTGTTCTTAATGAAGAACATACTTTCGTTTCCGCTGCTGTTGTTTATGTTGATGGTGAAAAAGTAGCCACTACAAATGCTAAAGGGCAATTTTCTTTTGCCATAGATAAAAATAAAAAAATCAATACTCTTAATGTGATTAAGAGAGGATACAAGATGCAAACTTGGGCAACAAATGGTCCGGGTAAAATTCAAGTATTACTTTCTAATGCTCCTGTTTTTATTAATGGTACAGTAAAACAAGGTGGTATTCCAATTGGAGAGAAATTAATTAAGATTGGTGGGCAACCATTTCCAGCCGTTAAAACGAATAAAAGTGGTAAGTTCCAACTAAGAGTAAACAAAGACTTTAAGGTGAAAACATCAACAGTATTCTTAGTTGATGGAGATCCTGTAAAGTCAAATCAATACCATTATTCTAAGCAGTTAAATATTGTAACAATTAATCTTCCTGGTAAGATTAAGGAAAAGCCAGCATTAGCTAAGAATGAAAAGACAAATGTTCAAAAGGATGAGCCTACTCCGGACCCTAATTCTACAGTTGTTGTAGAAGATATAGAGATTTCTCCAATCTTGGTTGTAGTGGTATATGATGAAGATATTTCTCCTGCAGATAGTCTATTGGTCAACATCAATGAACAAGAATTTCTTACAGATCAGAATGGTGAATTTGAAGTCTACGCCGATTCTTTGAATGAGAATAGTTTATTGATTAACGATTATGATATCGTAAAAACAAAATATGATTATGAGGATAATTATATGTTTGTTTATATATCAAGTGACGAAGGTTTAGAAAGCCAAGGAGAAACAAATATTGAGTATTCTGAAAACTTCCAAACTGTTTTCAATACGCTTGAAGCAGAAAAACAAATCCTTCAAGAAACAGGTGTCTCTTTAAGAAAAGAAATTCAAAAAATTGCTGCCAAATTAGAGAAAGACCATGATGTAAAGAGCCAAAAGGCGTTAGAGTCTTATTTAATGAGACTTCAGAATTCATTAATTGAAAACGAATTGGCCTATGAGGATGCTCAATATAAGACAAATCAAATGATGGAGAGAATGCGTTCTCAGATTAGCCAACAAACTTCTACCATCGAGCAAATCGAAGGAGAGAAGGAAGAGGTGGAAACAGAACGTATGTTATATTTCATCATTGCAGCAATTTCTTTAATCTTAATTTTCATTTTCTATAAGAACCTTCAAAAGATGAAGGAGCAAAGAGATGATTTAAAAGAGATTTCTGAACGTTTAGCAAAAGCTAATGATGAGGTAGTTAAATCACATGAAGAGATGCTTTCTGTAAAAGATATTGGTCAGAAGTTTACATCTACATTGGATTTTGAAAACCACATGATTGAACTTCAAGAAAGTGTCAATGAACTAGTTCCTGCACCTACCTTTGGTATTGGTGTCTTTAATAAACTTCAAAGAAGATTGGAATTCAGAAATCAAATTTCTGATAATGGTACAGATCCTTATTATACAGAATCAATTGATAATGCATACAGCTTAGCGGCATGGTGTTTTAACAATGAGATCGAGTTGATCATAAACGACTACGATAAGGAAAATACATTATATATTCCTCAAAAGAAGACGAATGTAGTATCTCCAAATAAATCATTAATCTATATGCCATTAATGATTGATATGAGTGTTGTTGGTGTTATCACTATTCAAGCTCCAGAGGTAAATCAATATCAAGAATTAAATATTTCGATATTAAAATCATTAGCTTCTTATGCTTCAATTGCGGTTTCAAATTATACTGCATACAAGGAGTTGAAAGAAAAGAATAAGAGTATCACTGATAGTATGCGTTATGCAAAGACTATTCAGAGTGCGATCTTACCATCAAGAAAATTATTATCAGAATCATTTAAAGATTATTTCTTGCTTTATAGATCTAAAGAGATCGTATCAGGTGATTTCTACTGGTATAAAGAAAAAATGATTGACGGTAAATTAAGAAAATATATTGCCGTTGTTGACTGTACTGGTCATGGTGTTCCGGGTGCATTCATGTCAATGATTGGTAGTGCATTGTTAAATGATATTGTCTCTACCAAAACCGTTACACAAACTGATGAAATCTTGAACATGCTAAATGAAGGTGTGAAAGAATCATTACGTCAAGAAGAATCATTAAATGATGATGGTATGGATATCGCTTTAATCTGTATCGAATCTGAAACAGAAGATAAAGTAAATATTCAATTTACTGGTGCAAAAAGACCAATTATGATCTTTGATCACCTAGAGAAAAAACTTAATGTAGTTAATGGTGATTCTAAGTCTATAGGTTATTCTACTAGAAAAGAAAAGAACTTCTCTAACCATCAGATTTCATTAAATAAGAATGATATTATTTATCTGACTTCAGATGGTTACGTTGATCAAAATAACTTATCAAGAAGAAAGATTGGTTCAATTAAACTAAAAGAGATTCTAGAGCAAAATGCTACTATGGCAATGACAGAGCAGAAAGAATATCTATTAAACTTCCTGAAAGATCACAGAAAAGGAGGTATTGAACAAAGAGATGATATTACCATAATGGGTATTAAAGTATAA
- a CDS encoding gamma carbonic anhydrase family protein, which produces MALIKPVKGVSPIIGENCFLADNATVVGDVTMGKDCSVWFSAVVRGDVNKITIGDKCNIQDGAVIHCTYQTSATILGNNVSIGHNALVHGCTIHDNVLVGMGAIVMDDAVVEENVLIAAGAVVLQNARLESGYLYAGIPAKKIKPLDDKLKAVFERTANNYVMYSSWFDEEETK; this is translated from the coding sequence ATGGCACTTATAAAACCAGTAAAGGGTGTTTCACCAATAATTGGAGAGAATTGTTTTTTAGCTGACAATGCAACTGTAGTAGGGGACGTAACAATGGGTAAAGATTGTAGCGTTTGGTTTAGTGCGGTTGTAAGAGGTGATGTAAATAAAATTACAATTGGAGATAAATGTAATATTCAAGATGGTGCAGTAATTCATTGTACCTATCAGACCTCTGCTACTATTTTAGGTAATAATGTTTCTATTGGACATAATGCCTTGGTACATGGTTGTACAATACATGACAATGTATTAGTTGGAATGGGAGCGATTGTAATGGATGATGCTGTCGTTGAAGAAAATGTGTTAATAGCAGCAGGAGCAGTTGTTTTACAAAACGCTAGATTAGAATCTGGTTATTTATATGCAGGTATCCCAGCAAAAAAAATTAAACCACTAGATGATAAATTGAAAGCTGTATTTGAAAGAACTGCCAACAATTATGTGATGTATAGTAGCTGGTTTGATGAAGAAGAAACTAAATAA
- a CDS encoding DUF3078 domain-containing protein, producing MKFYKNLTFCLLFAVFTPLFTANAQTTTADSTKNWSSEGQVGLNFSNVGLVNWSGGGTSSYSFGAVLNYKAKRETEKAITRLYTEMAYGMIYQDGTAFPLKKTDDQLVIGGDYSYKISPKFLATISGDFRSQFDDGYEYTVDDATKIETKNQISAFFAPAYLNVNAGLTYTPFDWMYGTLSPVGNRMTFVTDTVFSEKYGLEPGETFRNQNGVNFKLGIKKEIVKNVTLQSTYNMFAEYSRLGEWVVNWDFLLDMKVNDWLSCNFATQLIYDPDVAVEKSDGTVGQAIQFKHALNIGIVYRLHQKKDKSE from the coding sequence ATGAAATTCTATAAGAATTTAACCTTCTGTCTGCTTTTTGCTGTTTTCACTCCTCTATTTACAGCTAATGCTCAAACAACGACCGCCGACTCAACAAAAAATTGGAGTTCTGAAGGTCAAGTTGGTCTTAATTTTTCAAACGTTGGTCTTGTCAATTGGTCAGGTGGTGGTACCAGTTCATATTCTTTTGGTGCAGTATTAAATTATAAAGCCAAAAGAGAAACTGAAAAAGCAATCACAAGGTTATACACTGAGATGGCTTACGGAATGATCTACCAAGATGGCACTGCTTTCCCTTTAAAGAAAACAGATGACCAGTTAGTAATTGGAGGTGATTATAGTTATAAAATAAGTCCTAAATTTTTAGCTACAATATCAGGAGATTTCAGATCTCAATTTGACGACGGTTATGAATACACTGTAGATGATGCGACGAAAATTGAGACAAAAAATCAAATTTCTGCTTTCTTTGCTCCAGCCTACTTAAATGTAAATGCCGGTCTTACTTACACTCCTTTTGATTGGATGTATGGAACATTATCTCCTGTAGGTAATCGTATGACTTTCGTTACTGACACAGTTTTTTCTGAAAAATATGGTCTTGAACCTGGTGAAACTTTTAGAAATCAAAATGGTGTTAATTTCAAATTGGGAATCAAAAAAGAAATCGTAAAAAATGTCACTTTACAAAGTACTTACAATATGTTTGCTGAATACTCAAGACTTGGCGAATGGGTTGTAAACTGGGACTTTTTATTAGATATGAAAGTAAACGACTGGTTAAGCTGTAACTTTGCTACACAATTAATTTATGATCCTGATGTAGCTGTAGAAAAATCAGATGGAACAGTTGGTCAAGCTATTCAGTTTAAACACGCATTAAATATAGGTATTGTCTATCGCCTTCATCAAAAGAAAGATAAAAGCGAATAA
- a CDS encoding thioredoxin family protein — protein MKSILLLLLLFSTSYNFSGKGEIEWKSMESAIEASTSDDKPIFVDVYTDWCGWCKILDKKTFQDDEVVQYVKENYHAVKLNPEKDGSFTFKGKTFTNESYTDQHEINSYPAIIVLHPNGKEKVFMGYKDTKSFLEILKKYKRQVN, from the coding sequence ATGAAAAGCATTCTCTTACTTTTACTATTATTTTCTACTTCATATAACTTTTCTGGTAAAGGAGAAATAGAATGGAAGTCTATGGAAAGTGCCATCGAAGCTTCTACATCAGATGATAAACCAATTTTTGTAGATGTTTATACCGATTGGTGTGGATGGTGTAAAATATTAGATAAGAAAACATTCCAAGATGATGAAGTCGTTCAATATGTAAAAGAGAATTATCATGCAGTGAAATTGAACCCAGAGAAAGATGGAAGTTTTACTTTTAAGGGAAAGACATTTACGAACGAATCGTATACGGACCAACATGAAATAAACAGTTATCCCGCAATTATCGTATTACATCCTAATGGGAAAGAGAAAGTTTTTATGGGGTATAAAGACACTAAAAGTTTCCTTGAAATTTTAAAAAAATACAAGCGTCAAGTTAATTAA
- the trpS gene encoding tryptophan--tRNA ligase — MARILTGVQSSGRQHLGNVLGAIQPAIEMGNADEKESFLFIADLHSMTTIKDGDERRNNVYATAAVWLALGLDTDKNIFYRQSRIPEVCELTWYLSCLTPYPMLANAHSFKDKADKLSDVNAGLFTYPVLMACDIILYDAEKVPVGKDQKQHLEITRDICAAFNRQYGDTFVMPEAVINEQLMTIPGTDGSKMSKSYGNVIDIFLPKKQLKKQVMGIQTDSTPLEEPKNPDTCNVFALYKLLATEEQIAEMRGNYEGGNYGYGHAKTALLNLILEKYATAREKFDFYMENTDEIEKELVKGEEKVKELAKAKMAIVRQKLGFSK, encoded by the coding sequence ATGGCAAGAATTTTAACAGGAGTACAAAGCTCAGGAAGACAACATTTAGGAAATGTTTTGGGTGCAATCCAACCTGCTATTGAAATGGGTAATGCTGACGAAAAAGAATCTTTCTTATTTATAGCAGACCTACATTCAATGACTACAATCAAGGATGGAGATGAAAGAAGAAATAATGTGTATGCTACTGCTGCTGTATGGCTTGCCCTAGGTCTAGACACAGATAAAAATATCTTCTACAGACAGTCAAGAATTCCAGAAGTTTGTGAGTTAACTTGGTACTTAAGCTGTTTAACTCCATATCCAATGTTGGCGAATGCTCACTCTTTTAAGGATAAAGCAGACAAATTGAGTGATGTCAATGCTGGTTTATTTACTTACCCTGTACTTATGGCCTGTGATATCATTTTATATGATGCAGAAAAGGTACCTGTAGGAAAAGACCAAAAACAGCATTTGGAAATCACAAGAGATATTTGTGCAGCATTTAACAGACAATATGGCGATACATTTGTAATGCCTGAAGCTGTTATTAACGAACAATTGATGACAATTCCTGGTACAGACGGATCAAAAATGAGTAAGTCATACGGTAATGTCATCGATATTTTCTTACCAAAAAAGCAATTAAAGAAACAAGTAATGGGAATTCAGACAGACTCTACTCCACTAGAAGAGCCTAAAAACCCTGATACTTGTAACGTATTTGCTCTTTACAAGCTATTAGCTACAGAAGAACAAATCGCTGAGATGAGAGGAAATTATGAAGGTGGAAATTATGGTTATGGCCATGCAAAAACTGCCTTATTAAACTTAATCTTAGAAAAATATGCTACTGCAAGAGAAAAGTTTGATTTCTACATGGAAAACACCGACGAAATCGAAAAAGAACTTGTAAAAGGTGAAGAAAAAGTAAAAGAATTGGCCAAAGCAAAAATGGCAATTGTTAGACAAAAATTAGGATTCTCTAAATAA
- a CDS encoding FecCD family ABC transporter permease: MIKINLPIHIKIGLLGTFLIPLFFINISVGSSDISLHHIINYLIGNETSKGIENILSLIRIPKAIVAILSGVALSIAGLLMQALFRNPMAGPSVLGINSGASLGVAFISLASGMGVGIDTVKYMSGFGAWMTIFASSLGASLVMLVILVIAHKVKDNVALLIVGIMVGALASALVGVAQYFSHPDQLQEYLLWTFGSLGGIVYEQIFVLSIIVLLGVLVSLYLCKSMNLMLLGETYAVSMGLSIQKYRILSIVAASLLAGSVTGFCGPIGFIGIAAPHLARVFIKSSDHFKLLPISAFIGAGGMLICDVFSHISQSGVVLPINSITSLIGAPIVIIAMIKGRK, translated from the coding sequence ATGATCAAAATAAATTTGCCAATTCATATTAAGATTGGGTTGCTTGGGACGTTTTTGATTCCTCTTTTTTTTATCAATATAAGTGTAGGGTCATCCGATATTTCATTACATCATATCATTAATTATTTAATAGGTAATGAAACATCTAAGGGTATAGAGAACATACTTTCTTTAATTAGAATTCCGAAGGCAATTGTAGCAATTTTATCAGGAGTTGCTTTAAGCATTGCTGGATTATTGATGCAAGCTTTGTTTAGAAACCCAATGGCAGGACCATCTGTATTAGGAATTAATTCTGGTGCATCTTTGGGTGTTGCATTTATTTCTTTAGCATCTGGAATGGGTGTCGGTATCGATACTGTAAAATATATGAGTGGGTTTGGTGCTTGGATGACAATTTTTGCTTCATCATTAGGAGCGTCACTTGTAATGTTGGTTATATTAGTTATTGCTCATAAAGTGAAAGATAATGTAGCCCTTTTGATTGTTGGAATTATGGTTGGAGCATTAGCTTCTGCCTTAGTTGGAGTGGCTCAGTATTTTAGTCATCCGGATCAATTGCAAGAGTACTTACTTTGGACTTTTGGTAGTTTAGGGGGGATTGTTTATGAACAAATTTTTGTTCTTTCGATCATAGTGTTATTGGGTGTTTTGGTTAGTTTATATCTTTGTAAATCAATGAATTTGATGTTATTGGGAGAGACCTATGCAGTAAGTATGGGGTTGTCTATTCAGAAATATAGAATTCTAAGTATAGTCGCAGCAAGCCTTTTAGCAGGAAGTGTTACGGGTTTTTGCGGGCCCATAGGTTTTATTGGTATAGCTGCACCACATCTTGCCCGAGTTTTTATCAAATCTTCTGATCATTTTAAACTCTTACCCATAAGTGCTTTTATTGGAGCAGGAGGAATGTTGATCTGTGATGTTTTCTCTCACATTAGTCAATCAGGAGTAGTACTACCTATTAATTCAATCACATCATTGATTGGAGCTCCTATTGTAATAATTGCCATGATTAAAGGACGTAAATAA